Proteins encoded by one window of Pseudomonas tructae:
- a CDS encoding NEL-type E3 ubiquitin ligase domain-containing protein, translating to MPPVTSSASEPVVSPKLDNACDEFIGQTLPAWLRRASAQHINLLRDLFNDHHASQAQLQGALARLTGLDAFAAPLFEQALREQLACSVDLRQARWREVKRSFSVKPGQLPDDEFFHEFQPALQRLLQNFSDSTFFYPQTGLVAQEGDGRVLCDKAAGIVRVCRKLDVGQRYQEHLAKVLDPALQQALAQDKRHSLALSSEIAALKGQISQLDLQMLRRVVNGQVPTHAESGTVQVLMLELLGSRVDGALVFELQGSWGGTPGLLSRQRVQGVIVYLPGSEAPLRRYDSWYALSSALGTAVKQSGYQQHLLRLIGLRDLPAFMGTLQKRMQDARTDMAPTGAIAGDDLFASLASQHLQRIKDDARLLAVPTADADNAASATRIKVFEDSGLVLLNVAGLFVPALGALLVGYLVGTTLAEVFEGVADWARDRRYEALEHMLGVAETLAVGAAQVGAGTLVARGFVRSSAVESMQPVVSPAQAQRLWLHDLSSLEVDALPAGAKRLENGLFGLEGRHWWQDQGAIYEVRRADGQSSWRLFDPRGRGGFSPLLQFNGERGWRLLYQRPLEWQGSARLLACLWPEAATLDEARITQILRVADVDEEQLRGLLVENRALPVSLRDTLERFSVDARIEAYLGQLSMPDMVPDPQLHAYCLNEVAASALPDSEARAQVLAKAPALRAKLMAHFAQGYLRSDDLLETVKRFFPGLPDPYALALLQQADDAQRLHLRQYARLPLALAEQARSLLQAARLNRAVEGLYLNSSDASETVELVFALLRTKAKWPETLNLEWRGSSTGGARVTRMYPDNDPSALRVLIRQAGRFALYDHQNVELELEIAEPAGLYDALLALLPDTYRQRLGWSGENSLQQLRSSLQAWSAVSHQQLTNLLGWPRARPWFNPGQRLADGRVGYLLSGRSARARNLSRMTIRDRVRCLYPGLDEQQVSEFLQRLHEAPGSAFQTLLDHEAAYHAVDRHLVRWVAAGEGAQRNVARRLVADELRRCWRFQGEQLTDGSGRYAGMRLSLIGIRVESLPALPVQADFNHVTDLVLVNLGLQDVPSAFLQRFPRVRWLNLSNNHLQRVPLGLNHLPSLRELRLQQNRIRLDASGVACISALHQLRVLGMSHNPLGAIRLDLHSLHRLRELSLRQANLQRLPAGLLGRTFLEYADLRGNQITELPQALLNAPMAFREQLHLAGNPLSEETWQRFQGQDQLPVPVPLARELWLQLQMGDDYARRGGQWDQLFEEAHSTDFFQVLAELTGTSDFRLAREDLDRRVWEMIDAAQENTQLRNELFELADSPRTCVDSVANCFSALEVRVYMARALRGRGPGERQGVLLSLARRLFRLEQVERLAQDDIAARRADGRDVDEIEVSLAYRSGLATELRLPGQPRTMQFARVAGVSALQLAEAARVVRQAQAGEALAINISERDFWLDALHQAHADLYSSTDQPFQDRLDTLTEQQASLSDGEYLAQVNGLSQERTTALKALDLRLTKEALAAEVTVKV from the coding sequence ATGCCCCCTGTCACGTCCTCGGCCAGCGAACCTGTTGTCTCACCCAAACTCGACAATGCCTGTGATGAGTTCATTGGGCAGACTCTTCCTGCCTGGTTGCGCCGCGCGTCGGCTCAACACATCAATCTGTTGCGAGACCTCTTCAATGATCACCATGCCTCCCAGGCACAATTGCAGGGCGCGCTGGCGAGGTTGACCGGCCTTGACGCGTTTGCCGCCCCCTTGTTCGAGCAAGCGCTGCGGGAGCAACTGGCTTGTTCGGTTGACTTGCGTCAGGCGCGCTGGCGCGAGGTCAAGCGTAGTTTCAGTGTCAAACCTGGCCAATTGCCCGACGACGAATTCTTCCATGAGTTTCAGCCTGCGCTACAGCGCTTGCTGCAGAACTTCAGCGACAGCACGTTTTTCTATCCGCAGACAGGATTGGTGGCGCAGGAGGGTGATGGCCGGGTGTTGTGCGACAAGGCCGCAGGCATTGTCCGGGTGTGTCGAAAGCTTGATGTCGGTCAACGCTACCAGGAACACCTGGCCAAGGTCCTGGACCCAGCATTGCAGCAGGCACTGGCGCAAGACAAGCGCCACAGCCTGGCACTGTCCAGCGAAATCGCGGCACTAAAGGGGCAGATCAGCCAGTTGGACCTGCAGATGTTGCGCCGGGTGGTCAATGGGCAGGTGCCGACCCATGCCGAAAGCGGGACAGTCCAGGTGCTGATGCTGGAGCTGCTGGGTAGCCGGGTAGATGGTGCCTTGGTGTTCGAGTTGCAAGGCAGCTGGGGGGGCACTCCGGGTCTGCTGTCACGCCAACGGGTGCAAGGGGTGATCGTTTATCTGCCGGGCAGCGAAGCGCCGCTTCGGCGCTACGACTCCTGGTATGCGCTGAGTAGCGCCCTGGGCACTGCCGTGAAGCAATCGGGCTATCAGCAGCACCTGCTGCGCTTGATTGGATTGAGGGACCTACCGGCGTTCATGGGCACCTTGCAAAAGCGTATGCAGGACGCCCGTACCGACATGGCGCCGACAGGTGCGATTGCCGGTGATGACCTGTTTGCCAGCCTCGCCAGCCAGCACCTGCAACGTATCAAGGACGATGCGCGGCTATTGGCGGTGCCGACGGCTGATGCTGATAATGCCGCCAGTGCGACGCGCATCAAAGTCTTCGAGGACTCGGGGCTGGTGTTGCTCAACGTCGCGGGTTTGTTCGTTCCGGCCCTGGGCGCATTACTGGTGGGGTACCTGGTGGGGACCACCCTGGCCGAGGTCTTTGAGGGCGTTGCCGACTGGGCACGCGATCGCCGTTATGAAGCACTTGAGCACATGCTGGGCGTGGCTGAAACTCTGGCCGTTGGCGCTGCACAGGTTGGTGCAGGCACGCTGGTTGCGCGCGGCTTTGTGCGCAGCAGCGCGGTTGAAAGCATGCAACCCGTTGTCTCGCCTGCACAGGCTCAGCGGCTCTGGCTGCATGACCTGAGCTCGCTTGAGGTCGACGCGCTACCGGCTGGCGCCAAGCGCCTGGAAAATGGCCTGTTCGGTCTGGAGGGACGTCATTGGTGGCAAGATCAGGGTGCGATCTATGAAGTGAGGCGAGCCGATGGCCAGAGCTCGTGGCGGTTGTTTGACCCCAGGGGCCGTGGTGGCTTTTCACCCCTCTTGCAGTTCAATGGTGAGCGCGGTTGGCGCCTGCTTTACCAGCGGCCCTTGGAGTGGCAGGGCAGCGCGAGGCTGCTTGCTTGCTTGTGGCCCGAGGCGGCGACGCTGGACGAGGCCCGGATCACACAGATTTTGCGCGTGGCTGATGTCGATGAAGAGCAGTTGCGCGGCCTGCTGGTGGAAAATCGTGCTTTGCCAGTGAGCCTGCGCGACACCCTGGAGCGATTCAGCGTGGATGCACGCATAGAAGCTTACCTTGGGCAGTTGTCCATGCCAGACATGGTCCCCGACCCGCAGCTGCACGCCTATTGTCTGAATGAAGTCGCAGCCTCAGCCTTGCCAGACAGCGAGGCACGGGCACAAGTGCTGGCCAAGGCGCCCGCGTTGCGGGCAAAGCTGATGGCGCATTTCGCTCAAGGTTACTTGCGCAGCGACGACCTGCTCGAGACCGTCAAACGGTTTTTTCCAGGCTTGCCAGACCCTTATGCGCTGGCACTGTTGCAACAGGCGGATGATGCCCAACGCTTGCACCTGCGACAGTATGCGCGCTTGCCTCTGGCGTTGGCCGAGCAAGCACGTTCGCTGTTGCAGGCTGCCCGATTGAACCGGGCAGTGGAGGGGCTGTACTTGAACAGCAGCGATGCCTCGGAAACCGTAGAGCTGGTGTTCGCGCTTTTGCGGACAAAAGCCAAGTGGCCTGAAACCCTCAATCTTGAGTGGCGTGGCAGCTCCACTGGCGGGGCGCGGGTGACGCGTATGTATCCTGACAACGATCCTTCGGCGCTCAGGGTTCTGATCCGCCAGGCTGGGCGGTTCGCGCTTTATGATCATCAGAATGTCGAGTTGGAGCTGGAGATTGCCGAACCTGCGGGTTTGTACGATGCATTGCTCGCACTGCTGCCTGACACATATCGGCAACGTCTGGGCTGGAGCGGAGAAAATTCGCTGCAGCAACTGCGCAGTTCCCTGCAAGCCTGGTCAGCGGTCTCGCATCAGCAACTGACAAACCTGTTGGGATGGCCACGAGCTCGACCCTGGTTCAATCCGGGCCAACGCCTGGCGGACGGCCGCGTGGGCTATCTGCTCAGCGGCCGCAGCGCCAGAGCGCGCAACCTGTCACGCATGACCATTCGCGACAGGGTACGTTGCCTGTACCCCGGTCTGGATGAGCAACAGGTGAGCGAATTCTTGCAGCGTTTGCATGAGGCCCCCGGCAGCGCTTTTCAGACCCTCCTGGATCATGAAGCGGCGTACCATGCGGTTGACCGTCACCTTGTTCGATGGGTTGCCGCTGGCGAAGGCGCGCAGCGTAATGTCGCACGCCGGCTGGTTGCTGACGAGTTGCGGCGCTGCTGGCGCTTTCAGGGTGAGCAGTTGACCGATGGCAGTGGTCGTTACGCAGGCATGCGCCTGAGCCTGATCGGTATCAGGGTGGAGAGTTTGCCGGCGTTGCCGGTGCAAGCCGATTTTAACCATGTCACCGATCTTGTGCTTGTCAACCTGGGGTTGCAGGATGTACCCAGCGCTTTCCTACAACGCTTTCCCCGGGTGCGCTGGTTGAACCTTAGCAACAATCACCTACAACGGGTGCCCCTAGGCTTGAACCATCTGCCCTCGCTACGTGAACTGCGCCTGCAGCAAAACCGCATACGTCTGGATGCATCAGGGGTGGCATGCATTAGCGCCCTGCACCAGTTGCGTGTGCTCGGTATGAGCCATAACCCCTTGGGTGCGATCCGCCTGGACCTGCACTCGCTGCATCGTTTGCGCGAACTGTCGCTCAGGCAGGCCAACCTGCAGAGATTGCCAGCGGGTTTGCTCGGCAGGACCTTCCTGGAATATGCAGACCTGCGGGGCAATCAAATAACCGAGTTGCCGCAGGCGCTGCTCAATGCACCCATGGCGTTTCGCGAGCAATTGCACCTGGCGGGTAATCCGCTGTCGGAGGAAACCTGGCAGCGCTTTCAAGGTCAGGATCAACTCCCAGTCCCAGTGCCCCTTGCGCGAGAACTGTGGCTGCAATTGCAGATGGGCGATGATTACGCGCGCCGAGGGGGGCAATGGGATCAGTTGTTCGAGGAGGCGCACAGTACAGATTTTTTCCAGGTGCTGGCGGAGTTGACCGGTACCAGCGACTTTCGCCTGGCACGCGAGGACCTGGACCGCCGTGTGTGGGAGATGATCGATGCGGCGCAGGAAAATACCCAATTGCGCAACGAACTGTTCGAGCTGGCAGACAGCCCCCGAACGTGCGTCGACAGTGTGGCCAACTGCTTCAGTGCTCTGGAGGTGAGGGTGTACATGGCCCGCGCCTTGCGAGGCAGAGGTCCCGGCGAGCGCCAGGGGGTGCTTCTATCCCTGGCGCGTCGGCTGTTTCGCCTGGAGCAGGTGGAGCGGCTCGCCCAAGACGACATTGCCGCTCGCCGGGCTGACGGGCGTGATGTCGACGAAATCGAGGTCAGCCTTGCCTACCGCAGTGGCCTGGCAACGGAGCTAAGATTGCCAGGGCAGCCGCGCACCATGCAGTTCGCCAGGGTGGCTGGGGTCAGTGCGCTCCAGCTGGCCGAAGCCGCGCGCGTTGTTCGCCAGGCGCAGGCGGGCGAGGCGCTGGCAATCAATATCAGCGAGCGTGATTTCTGGTTGGACGCGCTGCACCAGGCTCATGCCGACCTCTACAGCAGTACCGATCAGCCATTTCAGGACCGGTTGGATACGCTGACCGAGCAACAGGCAAGCCTGAGCGACGGTGAGTACCTGGCGCAAGTGAATGGCTTGTCACAAGAACGCACGACCGCGCTCAAGGCCCTGGATTTGCGCCTGACCAAGGAGGCCCTGGCTGCAGAGGTAACTGTCAAGGTTTGA
- a CDS encoding AMP-binding protein produces the protein MGDYLGAAKGFNYQRSAAAALQGSLEALNACVECCDRHVGGNRIALNWEGRDGSSAQYSFEQMQQASARLANVLKAQGVGVGDRVAGLMPRTAELLITVLATWRIGAVYQPLFTAFGPKAIEHRLEQSGAKVVVTEPLNRAKLDEVQGCPTIICVGAGEGAGDIDFHRAVNAASDQCEAVLLRADAPFLLMFTSGTTGPAKPLEVPLRAIVAFKGYMRDAIDLRAQDNFWNLADPGWAYGLYYAVTGPLALGHATTFFDGPFSVESTCRVINKYAISNLAGSPTAYRLLIAAGNQFSAPIKGRLRVVSSAGEPLNPQVIRWFADELGVIIHDHYGQTELGMVLCNHHGLEHPVHLGSAGFAVPGHRIVVLDEQHHELPAGQPGILAVDREQSPLCWFAGYHGLPTKAFVGKYYLSGDTVELNTDGSISFVGRSDDVITTSGYRVGPFDVESALIEHPAVIEAAVVGKPDPERTELIKAFVVLANGEQPSEALAEALKQQVRQRLYAHAYPREIEFVSELPKTPSGKLQRFILRNQEIAKQQAALASTTSV, from the coding sequence ATGGGCGATTACCTTGGCGCCGCGAAAGGATTCAATTACCAGCGCAGCGCGGCGGCTGCCCTGCAGGGCAGCCTGGAGGCGCTTAACGCCTGTGTCGAGTGCTGTGACCGGCATGTCGGTGGCAACCGGATTGCGCTGAACTGGGAAGGTCGCGACGGTAGCAGCGCTCAATACAGTTTCGAGCAGATGCAACAGGCATCGGCGCGCCTGGCCAATGTGCTCAAGGCCCAGGGTGTGGGTGTTGGCGACCGGGTCGCCGGGCTGATGCCGCGAACCGCCGAACTGCTGATCACGGTGCTGGCCACCTGGCGTATTGGCGCGGTCTATCAACCCTTGTTCACCGCCTTCGGGCCCAAGGCCATCGAGCACCGCCTTGAGCAATCCGGGGCCAAGGTAGTGGTCACCGAACCTCTCAATCGCGCCAAGCTCGACGAGGTACAAGGCTGCCCGACGATCATTTGCGTGGGGGCCGGCGAGGGTGCCGGTGATATCGACTTTCATCGGGCCGTCAATGCTGCCAGCGATCAGTGCGAAGCCGTGCTGCTGCGGGCGGATGCCCCGTTCCTGCTGATGTTCACCTCCGGCACCACCGGCCCGGCCAAGCCGCTGGAAGTGCCGTTGCGGGCCATCGTCGCCTTCAAGGGCTACATGCGTGACGCCATTGACCTGCGCGCGCAGGACAATTTCTGGAACCTTGCCGATCCGGGCTGGGCCTACGGGCTTTACTACGCCGTCACCGGGCCACTGGCGCTGGGCCATGCCACGACGTTTTTCGATGGCCCGTTCAGTGTCGAAAGCACCTGCCGGGTCATCAACAAGTACGCCATCAGTAACCTGGCCGGCTCGCCCACCGCCTATCGGCTGCTGATCGCCGCCGGTAACCAATTCAGTGCACCGATCAAGGGCCGTCTGCGGGTGGTAAGCAGTGCTGGCGAACCCCTCAACCCGCAAGTGATCCGCTGGTTCGCCGACGAGCTGGGCGTGATCATCCATGACCATTACGGGCAGACCGAGCTGGGTATGGTGCTGTGCAACCATCACGGCCTGGAGCATCCGGTGCACTTGGGGTCGGCAGGTTTTGCCGTGCCCGGCCATCGCATCGTCGTGCTCGATGAACAGCATCACGAATTGCCGGCCGGGCAACCGGGCATTCTCGCCGTTGATCGGGAGCAGTCGCCGCTGTGCTGGTTCGCCGGTTACCACGGATTGCCGACCAAGGCCTTCGTGGGCAAGTACTACCTCAGTGGCGACACCGTCGAGCTCAATACCGATGGCAGCATCAGCTTTGTCGGCCGCAGCGATGACGTCATCACCACCTCCGGCTATCGGGTCGGCCCGTTCGATGTCGAGAGTGCCCTGATCGAACACCCGGCAGTGATCGAAGCCGCAGTGGTGGGTAAACCGGATCCAGAGCGCACCGAGCTGATCAAGGCGTTCGTGGTGCTGGCCAACGGCGAACAGCCCAGTGAGGCATTGGCCGAGGCGCTGAAACAGCAGGTTCGCCAGCGCCTTTATGCCCATGCCTATCCGCGGGAAATCGAATTCGTCAGCGAGCTGCCCAAGACTCCGAGCGGCAAGCTGCAGCGTTTCATCCTGCGTAACCAGGAAATAGCTAAACAACAAGCCGCGCTGGCTTCTACCACCAGCGTCTGA
- a CDS encoding SDR family NAD(P)-dependent oxidoreductase, translating into MQIANHNFIVSGAASGLGAATAQMLIEAGARVMLVDLNAEAVAAKARELGAKAQFAVADISQEAAAKAAIDAAVSAFGNIHGLINCAGIVGAEKVLGKNGPHGLDSFSRVINVNLIGSFNLLRLAAAAMSEGQASGDGERGVIINTASIAAYDGQIGQAAYAASKGAIASLTLPAARELARFGIRVMTIAPGIFETPMMAGMTQEVRDSLAAGVPFPPRLGRPQEYAALARHIIENSMLNGEVIRLDGALRMAAK; encoded by the coding sequence ATGCAAATTGCCAATCACAACTTCATCGTCAGCGGCGCAGCCTCCGGGCTGGGCGCTGCCACCGCACAGATGCTCATCGAGGCCGGCGCCCGGGTGATGCTGGTTGACCTCAATGCCGAGGCGGTCGCCGCCAAGGCGCGTGAGCTGGGCGCCAAGGCGCAGTTCGCGGTGGCCGACATCAGCCAGGAAGCGGCGGCCAAGGCGGCGATCGATGCTGCTGTCAGCGCCTTCGGCAACATCCACGGGCTGATCAACTGCGCCGGTATCGTCGGCGCCGAAAAAGTCCTGGGCAAGAATGGCCCCCATGGCCTGGACAGCTTCAGCCGGGTGATCAACGTCAACCTGATCGGCAGCTTCAACCTGCTGCGCCTGGCGGCTGCGGCCATGTCCGAGGGCCAGGCGAGTGGCGACGGTGAGCGCGGGGTGATCATCAATACTGCCTCGATTGCCGCCTACGACGGCCAGATCGGCCAGGCCGCCTACGCCGCTTCCAAGGGCGCGATCGCCAGCCTGACCTTGCCTGCGGCCCGTGAACTGGCGCGCTTCGGTATCCGCGTGATGACCATCGCCCCGGGCATTTTCGAGACCCCGATGATGGCCGGCATGACCCAGGAAGTGCGTGACTCGCTGGCCGCCGGCGTGCCGTTCCCGCCGCGCCTGGGCCGCCCGCAGGAATACGCCGCGCTGGCCCGTCACATCATTGAAAACAGCATGCTCAACGGTGAGGTGATCCGCCTCGACGGTGCCTTGCGCATGGCTGCCAAGTAA
- a CDS encoding acetyl-CoA C-acyltransferase translates to MTLANDPIVIVSAVRTPMGGLQGDLKSLTAPQLGAAAIRAAVERAGVAADSVEQVLFGCVLPAGLGQAPARQAALGAGLNKGTTCTTLNKMCGSGMQAAIMAHDLLLAGSADVVVAGGMESMSNAPYLLDKARSGYRMGHGKIIDHMFFDGLEDAYDKGRLMGTFAEDCAEHNGFTRQQQDDFAIASLTRAQQAIKDGSFASEIVPVEVTEGKTQRLISDDEQPPKARLDKIPQLKPAFRDGGTVTAANSSSISDGAAALVLMRRSQAEKQGLKPLAVIHGHAAFADTPALFPTAPIGAIDKLIKRTGWNLAEVDLFEINEAFAVVTLAAMKHLDLPHDKVNVHGGACALGHPIGASGARILVTLLAALRHKGLHRGIAAICIGGGEATAMAVECLY, encoded by the coding sequence ATGACCCTCGCCAATGATCCAATCGTAATCGTCAGCGCCGTGCGTACCCCCATGGGTGGGCTGCAAGGTGACCTGAAGAGCCTGACCGCGCCGCAACTGGGCGCTGCCGCCATTCGTGCCGCCGTCGAGCGTGCCGGTGTCGCCGCGGACAGCGTCGAACAAGTGCTGTTCGGCTGCGTATTGCCGGCCGGTCTCGGTCAGGCCCCGGCGCGCCAGGCGGCGCTGGGCGCCGGCCTGAACAAAGGCACGACCTGTACCACCTTGAACAAGATGTGCGGCTCGGGCATGCAGGCCGCCATCATGGCCCATGACCTGCTGCTGGCTGGCAGCGCCGATGTGGTGGTGGCCGGTGGCATGGAAAGCATGTCCAACGCCCCTTACCTGCTGGACAAGGCGCGCAGCGGCTACCGCATGGGCCACGGCAAGATCATCGACCACATGTTCTTCGACGGCCTCGAAGATGCCTACGACAAGGGCCGCCTGATGGGCACCTTTGCCGAGGACTGCGCCGAACACAATGGCTTTACCCGTCAGCAACAGGATGATTTCGCCATCGCCTCGCTGACCCGTGCCCAGCAGGCAATCAAGGACGGCAGCTTTGCCAGTGAGATCGTTCCGGTTGAAGTCACCGAAGGCAAGACCCAGCGCCTGATCAGCGACGACGAACAGCCGCCCAAGGCCCGCCTGGACAAAATCCCGCAACTCAAGCCGGCGTTCCGCGACGGTGGCACGGTAACCGCGGCCAACTCCAGCTCGATTTCCGACGGTGCTGCGGCACTGGTGCTGATGCGTCGCTCGCAGGCCGAAAAGCAAGGTCTGAAGCCGTTGGCCGTGATTCATGGTCACGCAGCATTCGCCGACACCCCGGCGCTGTTTCCCACTGCGCCGATCGGCGCCATCGACAAACTGATCAAGCGCACTGGCTGGAACCTGGCCGAAGTCGATCTGTTTGAAATCAACGAGGCGTTCGCCGTGGTCACCCTGGCGGCCATGAAGCACCTGGACCTGCCACACGACAAGGTCAACGTGCATGGCGGCGCTTGCGCCCTGGGCCACCCGATCGGTGCTTCGGGCGCGCGCATCCTGGTCACCTTGCTGGCTGCCTTGCGCCACAAAGGCCTGCATCGCGGCATTGCCGCCATCTGCATCGGCGGCGGTGAAGCCACGGCCATGGCCGTCGAGTGTCTGTACTGA
- a CDS encoding acyl-CoA dehydrogenase, which produces MLINDEQQQISDAVHQFAQERLRPFAEQWDREHRFPKEAIQEMAELGLFGMLVPEQWGGSDTGYVAYAMALEEIAAGDGACSTIMSVHNSVGCVPILKFGNEQQKQQFLTPLASGAMLGAFALTEPQAGSDASSLKTRARLEGDHYVLNGCKQFITSGQNAGVVIVFAVTDPAAGKRGISAFIVPTDSAGYQVARVEDKLGQHASDTCQIVFENVRVPVANRLGEEGEGYKIALANLEGGRIGIASQSVGMARAAFEVARDYARERESFGKPLIEHQAVAFRLADMATRIAVARQMVLHAAALRDAGRPALVEASMAKLFASEMAEKVCSDALQTLGGYGYLSDFPLERIYRDVRVCQIYEGTSDIQRMVIARNL; this is translated from the coding sequence ATGCTTATCAATGACGAACAACAGCAAATCAGCGATGCGGTGCACCAGTTCGCCCAGGAGCGCCTGCGGCCGTTTGCCGAGCAGTGGGACCGCGAACACCGCTTCCCGAAAGAGGCGATCCAGGAGATGGCCGAGCTGGGCCTGTTCGGCATGCTGGTGCCAGAGCAGTGGGGCGGCAGCGATACCGGTTATGTCGCCTATGCCATGGCCCTTGAAGAAATCGCCGCCGGTGATGGTGCCTGCTCGACCATCATGAGCGTGCACAACTCGGTAGGCTGCGTGCCGATTCTCAAGTTCGGCAACGAGCAACAAAAGCAGCAATTCCTCACACCGTTGGCCAGTGGCGCGATGCTCGGTGCCTTTGCCCTGACCGAGCCGCAAGCCGGCTCCGACGCCAGCAGTCTGAAGACCCGCGCGCGCCTTGAGGGCGACCACTATGTGCTCAATGGCTGCAAGCAGTTCATCACCTCCGGGCAGAACGCCGGGGTGGTGATCGTGTTTGCCGTGACCGACCCCGCAGCGGGCAAGCGCGGCATCAGTGCCTTTATCGTACCCACCGACTCGGCCGGTTACCAGGTGGCGCGCGTCGAGGACAAGCTCGGCCAGCATGCTTCGGACACTTGCCAGATTGTCTTCGAGAACGTGCGCGTGCCTGTGGCCAACCGCCTGGGCGAGGAGGGCGAAGGCTACAAGATTGCTCTGGCCAACCTTGAAGGCGGCCGTATCGGCATCGCCTCGCAATCGGTGGGCATGGCCCGTGCGGCCTTCGAGGTGGCCCGCGACTATGCCCGCGAGCGCGAGAGCTTTGGCAAGCCGCTGATCGAGCATCAGGCGGTGGCCTTTCGTCTGGCCGACATGGCCACCCGTATTGCCGTGGCCCGGCAGATGGTCCTGCATGCCGCCGCGTTGCGTGATGCCGGGCGTCCGGCGCTGGTCGAAGCCTCGATGGCCAAGCTGTTCGCTTCGGAAATGGCCGAAAAGGTCTGTTCGGATGCCTTGCAGACCCTGGGTGGTTATGGCTATCTGAGTGACTTTCCGCTGGAGCGCATCTACCGCGATGTGCGGGTCTGCCAGATCTACGAAGGCACCAGCGATATTCAGCGCATGGTCATTGCGCGCAATCTTTGA
- a CDS encoding enoyl-CoA hydratase gives MSFETILLDIHGKVGLITLNRPQALNALNAQIVGEINKALDQLEADPNIGCVVLTGSAKAFAAGADIKEMADLRYPQIYVDDLFSDADRIANRRKPIIAAVSGFALGGGCELAMMCDFILAADNAKFGQPEINLGVLPGMGGTQRLTRAVGKAKAMELCLSGRLMGAEEAERAGLVARVVPQAELLEEALKVAATIASKSVPMTMMVKESVNRAFEVNLAEGVRFERRVFHAAFATEDQKEGMAAFIAKREAQFKDR, from the coding sequence ATGTCATTTGAAACCATTCTGTTGGACATCCACGGCAAGGTCGGCCTGATCACCCTCAATCGCCCCCAGGCGCTCAATGCCCTGAACGCGCAGATTGTCGGCGAGATCAACAAGGCTTTGGACCAGCTCGAGGCTGACCCGAACATTGGTTGCGTGGTATTGACCGGCTCCGCCAAGGCCTTCGCCGCGGGTGCCGACATCAAGGAAATGGCCGATCTGCGCTACCCGCAGATCTATGTCGATGACCTGTTCAGCGACGCCGACCGCATTGCCAACCGGCGCAAGCCGATCATCGCTGCGGTGTCCGGGTTTGCCTTGGGCGGTGGTTGTGAGCTGGCGATGATGTGCGACTTCATTCTCGCCGCCGACAACGCCAAGTTTGGCCAGCCGGAAATCAATCTGGGCGTGCTGCCGGGCATGGGCGGTACCCAGCGCCTGACCCGCGCGGTGGGCAAGGCCAAGGCCATGGAGCTGTGCCTGAGCGGCCGCCTGATGGGCGCCGAGGAAGCCGAGCGTGCCGGCCTGGTGGCTCGGGTGGTGCCACAGGCCGAGCTGCTCGAAGAGGCGCTCAAGGTCGCTGCAACCATCGCCAGCAAGTCGGTGCCGATGACCATGATGGTCAAGGAAAGCGTCAACCGTGCCTTCGAGGTCAACCTCGCCGAAGGCGTGCGCTTCGAGCGCCGGGTGTTCCATGCGGCGTTTGCCACCGAAGACCAGAAGGAAGGCATGGCGGCATTCATCGCCAAGCGTGAAGCACAGTTCAAGGACCGTTGA
- a CDS encoding TraR/DksA family transcriptional regulator — protein sequence MTKEKLLAMPADDYMNAEQLAFFTGLLQSMKVEIHERIEQSRVTIESLDTPADPADAASVEEERHWLVNTIDRDQRLLPQLEMALGRIADESFGWCDDSGEPIGLKRLLISPTTKYCIEAQERHEQIDKHQRQA from the coding sequence ATGACAAAGGAAAAGTTGCTGGCCATGCCGGCCGATGACTACATGAACGCTGAGCAGTTGGCTTTCTTCACCGGGCTGCTGCAGTCGATGAAGGTCGAGATCCATGAGCGCATCGAGCAAAGCCGTGTAACCATCGAAAGCCTGGACACGCCTGCCGATCCTGCCGATGCCGCCTCGGTTGAAGAAGAGCGCCACTGGTTGGTCAACACGATCGACCGTGATCAGCGTCTGCTGCCACAACTGGAAATGGCCCTGGGCCGGATTGCCGACGAGAGCTTCGGCTGGTGCGACGACAGCGGCGAGCCGATCGGCCTCAAGCGCCTGCTGATCAGCCCGACCACCAAGTACTGCATCGAAGCGCAAGAGCGCCACGAGCAGATCGACAAGCACCAGCGTCAGGCCTGA